ACCAATATAAACATGTCAGGCTCATCGGGCATTGGTGGATCCTCTATTGGCCAGCATGGCTCACATCAAGACCCCAGCGTCCAACAAATGCAGCAGAGTCAGCAGCTGCAGCAGGGGACCTCAAGTGCTTCATCTTTGCCCATTTCACAAACTGGGCAAGTTTCACTTACTATGGGTCCACGAGGCCCAGGGACTTTTGTGCAAGACCCTAATATTCTATCCCAGGTGCAGAAAAAAACTCGAGTAGATGTTAAGCAAGAAGACATTCTGCAGCAGCAGGTGTTGCAACAACTGCTGCAAAGACAGGATTCCATGCAGTTGCCAGGTCGAAACCCTCAATTACAAGCCTTGATCCAGCAGCAGAGACTTAGGCAACAACAAATGTTGCAGTCAATGCCGCCTTTGCAGAGAGCCCACTTGCAGCAACAAATGCAGTTGAGGCAGCAGTTGCAACAACAGGACATGCAGCAAGTAGCCTCAATAAAGCGTCCCTCTGATGGTGTATGTGCTCGCCGGCTAATGCAATACCTATATCATCAAAGCCAAAGGCCATCTGTGAGTTTATGTTTTTTAATTATTAACTGCATGGCAGAGTCttgtattttaattgttttaatttagcAGTTTCAATCCTATTGCATCTTTTTGTGTAATTCTGCTATCCCCTTATGCAGGCTCAATTGTCTTGTTGCAGTCGAAGTTATGTAATTTTTAACTTAGTGTAGAAATTTACTGTATGCTTTTATGCATGCTCTCTTTCTCATTGTTGAAGTCTTCAGATAAACTATATTTAACTTAGTAATTGCAGAGGTTCAAAGTGTTTTGAATACTGTTACGCCTTATTGGATTTGTAGGATAATACCATTGCATATTGGAGGAAATTTGTGGCAGAATATTATTCTCCTCGTGCCAAGAAAAGGTGGTGTTTATCTTTGTATGATAATGTTGGGAGTCATGCACATGGCATTTTCCCTCAAGCAGCTATGGTTAGTCCTTTTGCTTCTTTTTTCTAGTTTTTAATGTGGGGAATTTACCATTTTTTTATGAAGTTTAGGCCTTTCTACTGCGATGTGCAGATTAGCGTGCATGCATTCTTCTGCATGAACAATATTCTGCATTACTTGGCTTCTTAAATTACATGCTTGTATTCTAATATGtaaaattcttattttattttatttttttcaggaTACCTGGCAGTGTGATATTTGTGGGTCTAAATCTGGAAGAGGGTTTGGTAAAGATTAATGACTATTTACTTTGTTCTAGAATGGAAATTCATCTTAGTTGATTTGGTAGAAAAAACTTTTTTGAAATTGGGTATGAGAAAAAGACATTCCTTGGTCTGTGTTTGTTAGAGAGTGCTATCTGCAGTAAATTCATTACCTTCTTTTCATTGATTTCAGTTTTATCACCTTCAGATTCCTGAGATTATAGAATATCATTTTTCTCTCTCCATGTTGACATATTGGATTGAAGAGGGAAATGCAATGTCTTGAATTTTTTGGGTTCTGGGCTTTAGTATTGTTTGTATTCTTTCACTTTAAAACTTTCAGGTAAGCTTTTTCGTTTATTGTTCTTTCAATTGAACAATAATAAATATACCAGTGGCTTGAAATCAATATATATGGTTTCTCAACATTTTCTAGATTTACCTACTCTATAATTAATTCCCATATTCTGTCTCCCTAGTTTTAGAACATAGGCTTTGTAGCTGAGGCTTCTGTCTACTTTTCGCTTCAGTCATCTATAATTGTTCTTACAAGTTGGCACTAATACCCATATTTTGCGTAACTAGCTAGAGAACAAATGCCTTGTGCCTGTGGCTTCAATCTAATTTTtcatttcaaaaattccttctaaTCACGCTTGCAGCTTAGCATTTGACCACTTGCTTGAATTTGACCTAGCTAATTACTCTGATGTTCACAGAGGCAACTTTTGAAGTTCTCCCCAGATTTAATGAAATCAAATTTGGGAGCGGAGTGATTGATGAGCTTCTGTTTTTGGATTTGCCTCGTGAATGTAGATTTCCTTCTGGAATAATGATGCTGGAATATGGAAAAGCAGTTCAGGAGAGTGTATACGAGCAGCTTCGTGTTGTTCGTCAGGGCCAGCTTCGTATCATATTCACTCAGGATTTAAAGGTCAACAGAAGGTTTTACATTTAGTAGTTGTTTTTGATGTAATTTATGATAACCTGTTGACTCTTTCTGTGTTGCAGATATTGTCCTGGGAGTTTTGTGCACGTAGACATGAAGAACTTTTGCCTCGTCGTTTAGTTACACCTCAGGTACTAAACTTTGCACATATAGCTCTAAATTATTGATGATTCCTGTGTAAATTAATTCTcgcttctttcctttttctttttcttttaccaGAAATTTAATATCATTGCCATACTAAATGTTACCATGCAATTCGATTTATTTATGTTCCTTAAGatgattttctttttattttttggttgATAAATTCAATAtaattgttataattatgttttatagAACATATGGTTGTATTTGAGCTTTTAAAGAAGAAGAGTGTGCAAAAGTAGGATAATTGGAAGTTGTTAACATTGCGCCCATATTCATATTGCAAGTGACTTTAGTATAACTTGCCTTGTTTTCTTTACCTGGGTTTGCATGGCTTTGATACCATATCGGTGAAGAACAAGGGAAATGATGGGAATCAATGTTTAGAGGGAAAAACAGAAATAAACAGAAACAATTAGTGAGGATTTAGGGAGAGAACGAGAAGGAATCAATAAAAGGAGAAATCTCAATAACCAATATTTTAAAGCTCAAATATTCAGCATCTAAAACCTACTTGATACTAAAATAACATAATTTTTTATAACCAAACCAAAACCTAAATAAACTGCAAAACATCAAGTTTAACCCCAAAAAACCAAGTACTTAAAACAGAAATAAGGCACTAATTAgtataaaaaaacttaaatacTTGTAAAGATTACAATCAAACCCGTAAAACATAAAACAATCTTAGATAACATAAAATATTTCCCCCTTCATAAATTTTACCGTGTAAACTGTTAAACTATCTTGCTTTGAGATAACAAACTCGGGACTAAACATTTCATTTAATTTGTGCAAGGGCTTTACTTTGTTAGAGGTGATTGATGCTAATTGTTGGCCATGTGTATGGAATCTATATAATAAGAAAGACGGATATGTAATATTACTTACTTTCAATGCCATGCTTGAATATTAGCGATATTTAAAATTCACACAAAAGAGAAATGGAGGAGCTTGAAGCTTTTTAACTGTGTGTTTGAGACCTGAGGATAAATGAGTTGAAAGGTTAGAAGAGTATAGTTAATAAAGTCTCTCTAAAATATTTGGGAGTGGAAAGGAAATTAGAGTAAACTAGAGAGTTTATATGCTTATTATGCCTTATCTCTATTTAAACCATTActagaatatatatttttttaagttGGAAATGACTGCAATTAAGATCCTAAGTGGAATACTTAGTTCAACTCTTCGAATAGGAGGGTAAAATAGGAGGTTAGTTTAGTCCACAAGTAGTGTAAACCTTTACTTCATTTCAGTCTGCTTTCCCTTAGTCCCTTTCTATCCAAACACGCCTTAACTGTAGCTCTGAATCCGTTGGTCATGTTAAGGAGAGTAGAATAGAAATCCTAAAATAGTGTTATCCAGTTTACATGTACCTTTAAGAGAAGGCCAAAGATGTAAATTGTTTTTTTcgctttcattttagtcctttaattCTAAAACTGCATGCCTTTGGTTTGTATAAGAGTTTCCTCTTTTGATGTAAGAGGTTCTCTTTAATTATtctggaaaaaataaaataaaataaaatgaaaacatttgGGTTTTCCATTTCCTGATCATTTGTTCATTTTGTTTGAAGTTCTTTAAAGACATGATATAACTTGTACTTGTATACCATTCAGGTAAATCAGTTACTTCAGGTGGCACAAAAATGCCAGAGCACAATTTGCGAAGGTGGATCTGAGGGGTTTTCTCAGGAGGACTTGCAAACGAACAGCAATATGTGTGTTGATCATACAAGTGTCTCAAATGTCAAATTCTTTTATTCCATGAATTGATGTATTTACTTATCCGGTTCCTTCGGTTAGAGCCCTTAATATTTTAAGCAAATAAGTTGCTCCAAGTCATTACTTGAGAAACCTTAGAAATATGAAAGCCCTTGTGATATCTTATGTGGTTGTAAGCTAGAGGGACACAACCCATAGAGTGTTTTTTCAGGGTCTTGAAATAGCAAGTAACTTTTTGTTACAGGAGTATTGAGTGGATAGGTCCTTTAATTAGTGAAGGTTTTTATTTTCGGTTTGCATGTTGCTCAGGATCTATTACCTGGTCATTAGAATTTTGCTGATGCAACATTGATTGCTTTCTCCCAGGGTTCTGACTGGTGGACGTCAGCTTATGAAGAGTTTGGAGTTACAGTCACTGAATGACTTGGGTTTTTCAAAGAGATATGTGAGATGTTTGCAGGTACAGTTTAGCTTTGTGCATTTAAAATCTGGTAAATCAGTATTCATTTTCTGCTTTTGGATTTCCTTACAGTTTTCATATAATTTGTCATAGATTGCTGAGGTTGTCAATAGCATGAAAGATCTGATGGATTTTTGTCGAGAACACAAGTTTGGGCCAATTGGTAAGTTTTATATTTGCGTTTCTGACCTCTGGGATTTTGATGTTTCTATTCAGTTGGCTGGTATGTGAAATCAGAAGAGGGGAAGAAAAGAGAAGGGGGGGGGGTATATAACCTTTGATTCTAACCACCTGCTTGCTTAACACAATATGTGCAGGGGGCTTGAGAAACTATCCTAAACATGCCACTGCAGCCAAGCTCCAAATGCAGGAAATGGAGCAGCTAGCAAATGCTCAGGGTCAGCCAACTGATAGGAATACCCACAACAAACTGATGGCATTGCATCCTGGAATAAACAATCCAATGGGCAGCAGCAATCACATTGCTGGTGGAGGAGCCTCAAGTGGTTCAGCTCAAGCTGCTTTGGCACTTACTAACCACTGGAATCTGCTCTGTAGGCAGAATTCAATTAATTCAAGCCCTAACTCACATCATCAGGAAGCTTTGTCTTCCTTCAATAATTCTGTTCATAGTCCATCAAATTTCCAAGGGTCTGTGGCCTTGTTACCAGGATCGATGCAGTCCCTGCCTGTTAGTGGCCTATCAAGCCCCAATTTAGCAGCTCACCAGCCTACAGCCAGCActaatgacttaataaaacagaACCACCCAGAGTCTTCTCAGGATAACGAGGTTTTACAACAACAAATGATCCACCGGCTACTCCATGAGATGTCTAATAACAATACGGGAGGTCAACAGCAATCCTTGAGTGGGCATAATGGGACTGGAAGTGAGGGAAGAAATGGAGTATGCTTTGGAAGTAATGCCCCTGCTTCTGCTGTAGCTACCTCTAATGTATCAGGAGGTGTTGCAGGCCCTGCACCAAGTCAAAGCAACAGTTTTAAAGCTGCTTCAAACAGCGACTCTTCAGCTACTGGTGGCAACAATGTATTCAAGCGGGGAGCACCAGATTTGCTTCAGAATCATCTCCATTTCCAGGATGATATAGTTCCAGATATAGCTCATGAGTT
Above is a genomic segment from Gossypium arboreum isolate Shixiya-1 chromosome 8, ASM2569848v2, whole genome shotgun sequence containing:
- the LOC108460592 gene encoding probable transcriptional regulator SLK2 isoform X1, which encodes MAPSRVAAGLTQSSSSSGIFFQGDGQSQVVVNTRLCSPYENSSNSIPGTGHPNLAPVSGDMSSAVLNNVANSGPSVGASSFVKDANLAFSRGPHLQRSASINADSYMRLPASPMSFSSTNINMSGSSGIGGSSIGQHGSHQDPSVQQMQQSQQLQQGTSSASSLPISQTGQVSLTMGPRGPGTFVQDPNILSQVQKKTRVDVKQEDILQQQVLQQLLQRQDSMQLPGRNPQLQALIQQQRLRQQQMLQSMPPLQRAHLQQQMQLRQQLQQQDMQQVASIKRPSDGVCARRLMQYLYHQSQRPSDNTIAYWRKFVAEYYSPRAKKRWCLSLYDNVGSHAHGIFPQAAMDTWQCDICGSKSGRGFEATFEVLPRFNEIKFGSGVIDELLFLDLPRECRFPSGIMMLEYGKAVQESVYEQLRVVRQGQLRIIFTQDLKILSWEFCARRHEELLPRRLVTPQVNQLLQVAQKCQSTICEGGSEGFSQEDLQTNSNMVLTGGRQLMKSLELQSLNDLGFSKRYVRCLQIAEVVNSMKDLMDFCREHKFGPIGGLRNYPKHATAAKLQMQEMEQLANAQGQPTDRNTHNKLMALHPGINNPMGSSNHIAGGGASSGSAQAALALTNHWNLLCRQNSINSSPNSHHQEALSSFNNSVHSPSNFQGSVALLPGSMQSLPVSGLSSPNLAAHQPTASTNDLIKQNHPESSQDNEVLQQQMIHRLLHEMSNNNTGGQQQSLSGHNGTGSEGRNGVCFGSNAPASAVATSNVSGGVAGPAPSQSNSFKAASNSDSSATGGNNVFKRGAPDLLQNHLHFQDDIVPDIAHEFTENGFFNSDLDDEQGYGWKA
- the LOC108460592 gene encoding probable transcriptional regulator SLK2 isoform X2; the encoded protein is MDSPSAVLNNVANSGPSVGASSFVKDANLAFSRGPHLQRSASINADSYMRLPASPMSFSSTNINMSGSSGIGGSSIGQHGSHQDPSVQQMQQSQQLQQGTSSASSLPISQTGQVSLTMGPRGPGTFVQDPNILSQVQKKTRVDVKQEDILQQQVLQQLLQRQDSMQLPGRNPQLQALIQQQRLRQQQMLQSMPPLQRAHLQQQMQLRQQLQQQDMQQVASIKRPSDGVCARRLMQYLYHQSQRPSDNTIAYWRKFVAEYYSPRAKKRWCLSLYDNVGSHAHGIFPQAAMDTWQCDICGSKSGRGFEATFEVLPRFNEIKFGSGVIDELLFLDLPRECRFPSGIMMLEYGKAVQESVYEQLRVVRQGQLRIIFTQDLKILSWEFCARRHEELLPRRLVTPQVNQLLQVAQKCQSTICEGGSEGFSQEDLQTNSNMVLTGGRQLMKSLELQSLNDLGFSKRYVRCLQIAEVVNSMKDLMDFCREHKFGPIGGLRNYPKHATAAKLQMQEMEQLANAQGQPTDRNTHNKLMALHPGINNPMGSSNHIAGGGASSGSAQAALALTNHWNLLCRQNSINSSPNSHHQEALSSFNNSVHSPSNFQGSVALLPGSMQSLPVSGLSSPNLAAHQPTASTNDLIKQNHPESSQDNEVLQQQMIHRLLHEMSNNNTGGQQQSLSGHNGTGSEGRNGVCFGSNAPASAVATSNVSGGVAGPAPSQSNSFKAASNSDSSATGGNNVFKRGAPDLLQNHLHFQDDIVPDIAHEFTENGFFNSDLDDEQGYGWKA